A single region of the Changchengzhania lutea genome encodes:
- a CDS encoding aminotransferase class IV — MINFNGTILEDSKQLSVQNRGYAYGDSLFETIRTSYGKILFWEDHYFRLMASMRIMRMEIPMNFTMEFLENEIQTTLKANHLSNASARIKLSVFRNDGGLYLPESNHISFVVTTKPIENDFYIFDDGAYEVDLFKDFFVSPGLLSTLKTNNKAINVVGSIYAQENNLSNCLLLNTNKHVVEALNGNIFVIKKHIIKTPPLSDGCLKGVMRKQIIEIIVELPDYQLFEESVSPFELQQADEIFITNVITGVQPISKYRKKLFKNDISKVLLQKLNIKIRLS, encoded by the coding sequence ATGATTAATTTTAACGGAACTATTTTAGAGGATTCTAAACAATTATCTGTTCAAAACAGGGGTTATGCTTATGGTGATTCTTTATTTGAAACGATTAGAACATCTTATGGCAAAATACTTTTTTGGGAAGATCATTATTTCAGGCTCATGGCGTCAATGCGTATTATGCGCATGGAAATCCCTATGAATTTCACTATGGAATTTTTAGAAAATGAGATCCAAACAACTCTAAAGGCAAATCATTTATCTAATGCGTCTGCACGTATAAAATTATCTGTTTTTAGAAACGATGGCGGTTTGTATTTACCAGAAAGTAATCACATCAGTTTTGTAGTTACCACGAAGCCTATAGAAAATGATTTTTATATTTTTGATGATGGCGCTTATGAGGTAGATTTATTTAAAGATTTCTTTGTATCACCAGGTTTGCTGTCTACATTGAAAACCAATAATAAAGCGATTAATGTGGTGGGAAGTATTTATGCTCAAGAAAATAATTTGAGTAATTGTTTATTGCTAAATACGAATAAACACGTGGTTGAAGCCTTAAATGGAAACATTTTTGTTATTAAGAAGCATATTATAAAAACGCCACCTTTATCGGATGGCTGTTTGAAGGGTGTTATGCGAAAACAAATCATTGAGATTATTGTTGAACTACCAGATTACCAATTATTTGAAGAATCTGTATCACCATTTGAATTGCAACAAGCGGATGAAATTTTTATTACGAACGTGATAACTGGTGTACAGCCTATTTCGAAATACAGGAAAAAATTGTTTAAAAACGACATCTCAAAAGTACTCTTGCAGAAGCTGAATATAAAGATCAGATTGTCTTAG
- a CDS encoding AAA family ATPase has protein sequence MNTKKIVITGGPGTGKSSIINELIKRGYTCLEEISRAVTLDAQEQGIDQLFLTKPLLFSELLLKGRKQQYKDVKNLDSNVVFFDRGIPDIVAYMDFIGDKYPQKFINACERYPYNQVFILKPWQEIYTIDNERYEDFDQALKIHDHLLSTYQNYNYKLLDVPFDTVERRADFILQSITM, from the coding sequence TTGAATACTAAGAAAATAGTAATTACAGGTGGTCCCGGAACAGGGAAGTCTTCAATAATTAATGAATTAATAAAACGAGGTTACACATGTCTTGAAGAAATTTCTAGAGCGGTAACCTTAGACGCACAGGAACAAGGTATTGATCAGCTTTTTTTAACAAAGCCCTTATTATTTAGCGAATTACTTTTAAAAGGGAGGAAGCAACAATATAAAGACGTCAAAAATTTAGACAGTAATGTGGTGTTTTTTGATAGAGGAATCCCAGATATTGTAGCTTATATGGATTTTATTGGTGACAAGTATCCGCAAAAATTCATCAATGCTTGTGAGCGTTACCCTTATAATCAAGTATTCATTCTTAAGCCTTGGCAAGAAATTTATACCATTGATAATGAGCGTTACGAAGATTTTGATCAAGCTTTGAAAATCCACGATCACCTTTTGAGCACCTATCAAAATTATAATTATAAGTTATTGGATGTCCCTTTTGACACTGTTGAACGTAGAGCAGATTTTATATTACAATCCATTACTATGTAA
- a CDS encoding HU family DNA-binding protein, which translates to MNKTDLIDAMAEHAGITKAAAKKALECALIEIEGALQKGNRVSLVGFGSWSVSKRAAREGRNPQTGQTIKIKAKNVVKFKAGSDLSSAVN; encoded by the coding sequence ATGAACAAAACAGATTTAATTGATGCAATGGCAGAACACGCAGGTATTACTAAGGCAGCTGCAAAAAAAGCTTTAGAATGTGCGCTTATCGAAATTGAAGGTGCTTTACAAAAAGGCAATAGAGTTTCATTAGTAGGATTTGGTTCTTGGTCAGTTTCCAAAAGAGCGGCAAGAGAAGGAAGAAACCCTCAAACAGGGCAAACTATTAAAATTAAAGCTAAAAACGTTGTTAAGTTTAAGGCTGGATCAGATTTATCAAGTGCAGTAAACTAA
- a CDS encoding RecQ family ATP-dependent DNA helicase — protein MAHPINILERYWKYTAFKAGQEAIINAVLEGEDTFALLPTGGGKSLCFQIPALAKEGICIVISPLIALMKNQVQQLQDKGIKAMCITSGIPYSELDTMLDNCIYGNYKFLYLSPERLQQELVQHRIEQMNVNLIAVDEAHCISQWGSDFRPAYKNIVSLRRLHPHINIIALTASAKPEVVDDIIKELDFIHPKIFKHSFYRPNLAYMVFHENDKYYRLETILKKYKASSIVYVRNRKSTHEISSFLNSKNILTTFYHGGLSNNEKDTRMNDWLTNKKQVMVATNAFGMGIDKPDVKTVIHLNLPESIESYFQEAGRAGRNDEKAFAVILKNNSDSVLVKNQFLNVLPKVDFVKQVYRKLCNYFQISYGEGALTTHNFNFNTFAKTYKFSSMLCYNALLILDRNSIISLTNQFKNNASAQFIISSAALFNYLETHQDFNIIVKSILRMYGGIFDHDTKINTVRIAEKASVSEQKLIETLSKLEHDNIITLNLAKTDAQVTFLQPREDDKTINRIASIIEQQNKLKTNQVSAMLRYIEDDSTCKSMQLLSYFGEKDLKPCGICSVCIKKKPNQPKKGSKSLKNQIITLLESGDLSSRAIIQNLDDTEVNIKAMLKLLLEHNIIIITKTNTFKLSHI, from the coding sequence GTGGCGCATCCTATAAACATACTAGAACGCTATTGGAAGTACACGGCATTTAAAGCTGGGCAAGAAGCCATTATCAATGCGGTTTTAGAGGGCGAAGACACTTTTGCATTACTACCAACTGGTGGTGGTAAATCTTTATGTTTTCAAATTCCTGCATTAGCTAAGGAAGGTATTTGCATCGTTATTTCTCCCTTAATTGCACTTATGAAAAACCAAGTGCAACAACTTCAAGACAAAGGTATTAAGGCCATGTGCATTACTAGCGGCATACCTTACAGTGAGCTGGATACGATGCTTGATAATTGTATTTATGGTAACTATAAATTTTTATATTTATCGCCAGAGCGCTTACAACAAGAATTGGTACAGCATCGTATTGAACAAATGAACGTTAATCTAATTGCGGTGGACGAAGCCCATTGTATCTCACAATGGGGCAGTGATTTTAGACCCGCTTATAAAAATATTGTCAGCTTAAGACGACTTCATCCCCATATAAATATTATTGCGCTCACCGCATCTGCAAAACCAGAAGTGGTTGATGATATTATTAAAGAACTCGATTTTATTCATCCCAAAATTTTTAAACACTCGTTTTACAGACCCAATTTAGCATACATGGTTTTTCATGAAAATGACAAATATTATAGATTGGAAACGATTTTAAAGAAGTACAAAGCGTCTTCTATTGTATATGTTCGCAATAGAAAATCGACTCATGAAATCAGTTCATTTTTAAATTCAAAAAACATTTTGACAACGTTTTATCACGGCGGTCTCTCCAATAATGAAAAGGATACGCGTATGAATGATTGGTTGACAAATAAGAAACAGGTTATGGTGGCTACAAATGCCTTTGGTATGGGTATTGACAAGCCAGATGTTAAAACCGTGATTCATTTAAATTTACCAGAAAGCATTGAAAGTTATTTCCAAGAAGCAGGACGTGCTGGTAGAAATGATGAAAAAGCGTTTGCTGTGATATTGAAGAACAACAGCGATTCTGTACTAGTTAAAAATCAATTTTTAAATGTGCTCCCAAAAGTAGATTTTGTTAAGCAAGTATACAGAAAATTATGTAATTATTTTCAAATATCTTATGGAGAAGGGGCCTTAACGACACATAACTTCAACTTTAATACCTTTGCGAAAACCTATAAATTTAGTAGTATGCTTTGCTATAATGCTCTATTGATATTGGATAGAAATAGCATTATAAGTCTCACAAATCAATTCAAGAATAATGCCTCTGCCCAATTTATAATTAGCAGCGCCGCTCTTTTTAATTATTTAGAAACACATCAAGATTTCAATATCATCGTAAAATCGATACTTAGAATGTACGGTGGCATATTTGACCATGATACTAAAATAAACACAGTTAGAATAGCAGAAAAGGCATCGGTTTCTGAGCAGAAACTCATAGAAACTTTAAGTAAGTTAGAGCACGATAATATTATTACCTTAAATTTAGCTAAAACTGATGCGCAAGTAACATTCCTTCAGCCTCGTGAAGATGATAAAACCATCAATAGAATTGCGTCCATTATTGAGCAGCAAAACAAACTAAAGACCAATCAGGTTAGCGCCATGCTTCGTTATATTGAAGACGATTCGACATGTAAAAGCATGCAGCTTCTATCCTATTTCGGGGAAAAAGACCTAAAACCTTGTGGTATTTGTTCAGTCTGTATCAAGAAAAAGCCAAATCAGCCTAAAAAAGGCAGCAAATCGCTCAAAAATCAGATCATTACTTTGCTCGAATCTGGTGATTTATCCTCAAGAGCTATTATTCAAAATTTGGATGATACTGAGGTAAACATAAAAGCGATGTTGAAACTCTTGTTAGAGCATAATATCATAATTATTACGAAAACAAACACCTTTAAACTAAGTCATATATAA
- a CDS encoding START-like domain-containing protein: MDDKVKFDIEFPIHASPQLLYQYISTPSGLSEWFSDNVNSRGELFTFIWDDSEEQAKLLSKKTGERIKFRWINDDDDDTSYFEIKIQVDEITKDVSLMVTDFAEDDEVDEAKMLWENQISSLKQVLGSS, translated from the coding sequence ATGGACGATAAAGTAAAATTTGATATAGAATTCCCAATTCACGCATCACCGCAATTATTGTATCAATATATTTCTACGCCTTCAGGCTTGTCTGAATGGTTTTCGGATAATGTAAATTCTCGTGGTGAATTATTTACTTTTATATGGGATGATAGTGAAGAGCAAGCAAAATTGTTAAGTAAAAAAACAGGGGAGCGTATTAAATTTAGGTGGATAAATGACGACGACGATGATACTTCATATTTTGAAATTAAGATTCAGGTAGATGAAATTACCAAAGACGTTTCGTTAATGGTTACAGATTTTGCAGAGGATGATGAAGTTGATGAAGCCAAAATGCTTTGGGAAAACCAAATCTCTAGTTTAAAACAAGTATTGGGTTCTTCCTAA
- a CDS encoding tyrosine-type recombinase/integrase codes for MASLLKILSTEYATEYKMKRYKKPNIYHGGKDFDLSKRWYVYYSFLNPDTNQFERQNPIYLKINQRHKTKRDRLYHFKALRNALENLLKRGYSPYDIDESEFHTASNALDAALNIKKKDVKETTYKDYYNRVSQFKKYLKNRGFRYSYISDIDKKCVIGFLNTFDGPKNRNNTKAALSSIFSVLADQDYIKTNFIKEIQNKSVRKKSKTLVDDKYFTEAEKLLKENDFMLFMYVDLVSVMFWRTIENVRIEIKDIDFIKGTMSVDTKSKDSKTKIIPSFIELNLKEFVGHRKGRLFELNAKSDIDKRNYMTNRFRKFRSKHNLNPKLTPYMFRHYRITKFYLKLRESLSKEDTIKKLSLITGHTSSAIWEYIHVNDIELPEDYSELFN; via the coding sequence ATGGCTTCTTTACTTAAAATACTATCTACCGAATACGCAACCGAATACAAAATGAAGCGTTATAAGAAGCCTAATATCTATCATGGTGGCAAAGACTTTGATTTGTCAAAAAGATGGTACGTATATTATTCTTTTCTTAATCCTGACACCAATCAATTCGAGCGCCAAAACCCAATTTATTTAAAAATAAATCAACGGCACAAAACAAAAAGAGACAGGCTCTATCACTTCAAAGCGCTCAGAAATGCTCTAGAAAATTTATTAAAAAGAGGTTACTCGCCGTATGATATTGATGAGAGCGAATTTCACACTGCTTCTAATGCGCTTGATGCTGCATTAAACATTAAAAAGAAGGATGTAAAAGAAACCACTTATAAAGATTACTATAATAGGGTTTCTCAGTTCAAAAAATATTTAAAAAATAGAGGGTTTAGATATTCCTACATTTCAGATATCGATAAAAAATGTGTCATTGGGTTCCTAAATACATTTGATGGCCCTAAAAACAGGAATAATACCAAGGCAGCTTTAAGTTCAATTTTTTCAGTGCTTGCAGATCAGGACTATATTAAAACAAACTTTATTAAAGAAATTCAGAATAAATCGGTTAGAAAAAAATCGAAAACCCTTGTTGATGATAAATACTTTACTGAAGCTGAAAAGCTCTTAAAAGAAAACGATTTCATGCTCTTTATGTATGTTGATCTGGTGAGTGTGATGTTCTGGAGGACCATAGAGAATGTTAGAATTGAGATTAAAGATATCGACTTTATTAAAGGCACCATGAGCGTCGACACAAAGTCAAAAGATTCTAAAACGAAAATTATTCCTAGCTTTATAGAATTAAATTTAAAAGAATTTGTTGGCCATAGAAAAGGCAGACTTTTTGAACTCAACGCTAAAAGCGATATCGATAAACGTAACTATATGACAAATCGTTTTAGAAAATTTCGTTCGAAGCACAATCTGAATCCTAAGTTAACGCCCTATATGTTTAGGCATTATAGAATTACAAAGTTCTATTTAAAACTGAGAGAATCCTTATCTAAAGAAGACACTATTAAAAAACTTAGTTTAATTACCGGCCATACTTCATCTGCTATTTGGGAGTACATCCATGTTAATGATATTGAACTTCCAGAAGATTATAGCGAATTATTTAATTAG
- a CDS encoding YqgE/AlgH family protein — protein sequence MVTTKPKKGDLLIAEPSIIGDISFNRSIVLLADHSDEGSIGFILNKPLEYTINELVPEVEATFKVYNGGPVEQDNLYFIHKVPELIPDSIEISLGIFWGGDFSKVAELIHNNTIEENDIRFFLGYSGWDSEQLENELKSNSWVVTENSYKNHIIEKPYESFWKEKMLEFGGDYVIWSNAPENPNYN from the coding sequence ATGGTAACAACTAAACCGAAAAAAGGAGATTTATTAATCGCTGAGCCTTCCATAATTGGTGATATTTCTTTCAATCGTTCAATTGTATTGCTTGCTGACCATTCCGATGAAGGATCGATTGGCTTCATTTTAAATAAACCCTTAGAGTATACAATAAATGAATTGGTACCAGAGGTGGAAGCTACGTTTAAAGTATATAACGGCGGTCCTGTGGAGCAGGATAATCTGTATTTTATTCACAAAGTACCAGAATTAATACCAGATAGCATTGAAATTTCATTAGGTATTTTTTGGGGAGGCGATTTTAGCAAGGTGGCAGAATTAATCCATAATAATACTATTGAAGAAAATGATATTCGTTTCTTCTTAGGATATTCCGGTTGGGATAGTGAGCAACTAGAAAATGAATTAAAAAGTAATTCTTGGGTGGTAACCGAAAACAGCTACAAAAATCATATTATAGAGAAGCCTTATGAATCGTTTTGGAAAGAAAAAATGTTAGAATTTGGTGGCGATTATGTTATCTGGTCCAATGCCCCAGAAAACCCAAATTACAACTAA
- the fmt gene encoding methionyl-tRNA formyltransferase: protein MKDLRIVFMGTPDFAVATLKTLVEHNYNIVGVITAPDRPAGRGRKLNESAVKQYAKSQHLHVLQPTNLKSNTFLEALKSLKANLHIVVAFRMLPKVVWQMPEYGTFNLHASLLPNYRGAAPINWAIINDETKTGVSTFFIDEKIDTGEMILQDEITIDPKENAGSLHNKLMDLGSTLVLKTVQLIEKGDVKTTPQIDSTNIQTAYKLNKTNSKIDWTASLDTIYNKVRGLSPYPGAWSTLMNGSDTLDIKIYEVEKEVTKHNEKIGSLLTSKDTLKVAAANGYILIKEIKLPGKRSLDIKSLLNGYTFHADAKVL from the coding sequence ATGAAAGATTTGAGAATCGTATTTATGGGTACCCCAGATTTTGCGGTAGCCACTTTAAAAACCCTAGTTGAGCACAACTATAATATAGTTGGTGTTATTACGGCGCCAGACAGACCTGCAGGCCGCGGTAGAAAACTAAACGAGAGTGCTGTGAAGCAATATGCTAAATCACAGCATCTTCATGTTTTGCAACCTACTAATTTAAAAAGCAACACCTTTCTAGAAGCATTAAAATCTTTAAAAGCCAATTTGCATATTGTAGTCGCCTTTAGAATGTTACCAAAAGTCGTATGGCAAATGCCAGAATATGGTACATTCAATCTGCATGCGTCCTTACTACCTAATTACAGAGGTGCAGCTCCAATAAATTGGGCTATTATTAATGACGAGACAAAAACAGGCGTTTCCACATTTTTTATTGACGAAAAAATTGATACAGGTGAAATGATTCTACAAGATGAAATAACCATAGATCCCAAAGAAAATGCAGGAAGTTTGCACAATAAATTAATGGATTTAGGAAGTACTTTGGTTTTAAAAACAGTACAGCTAATCGAGAAGGGTGATGTCAAAACCACACCTCAAATAGATTCTACAAATATTCAAACGGCGTATAAACTGAACAAAACCAACAGTAAAATTGATTGGACAGCATCACTAGATACCATTTACAATAAAGTACGAGGCTTGAGCCCTTACCCAGGGGCATGGAGTACATTAATGAATGGAAGCGACACATTAGATATTAAAATATATGAGGTAGAAAAAGAAGTTACTAAGCACAATGAAAAAATTGGAAGCCTATTAACTTCTAAAGACACCTTAAAAGTTGCCGCAGCAAATGGTTACATATTAATCAAGGAAATAAAGCTTCCAGGGAAGCGCAGCTTAGACATTAAATCCTTACTTAATGGCTATACTTTTCACGCTGATGCCAAAGTGCTGTAA
- a CDS encoding peptidoglycan recognition protein family protein, translating to MKNRAIALIITLMMGTGVTIFNYTGEDVVLESGETVKTGTLPKHLTKAFKKRTLEKPLYITFHHTAGNKNQTVESIAKDQIKRGFAEFAYHFAIYEDGSVYAVNDIEETTWHDSGQNTNSIGVVFVGNYETYLLSKEAYNSANQLSDALCKTFHIIGIRGHRDTSPTLCPGENVYKQLKQKLFY from the coding sequence ATGAAAAATAGAGCTATTGCATTAATAATTACCCTTATGATGGGGACAGGCGTGACCATATTTAACTACACAGGAGAAGACGTTGTTCTTGAAAGCGGCGAAACCGTTAAAACGGGAACACTGCCCAAACATTTAACAAAGGCTTTCAAAAAAAGAACTTTAGAGAAGCCTTTATACATTACTTTCCATCACACAGCTGGTAACAAAAATCAAACCGTTGAGAGCATCGCTAAAGATCAAATTAAAAGAGGCTTTGCAGAATTTGCGTATCATTTTGCTATTTACGAAGATGGTAGCGTGTATGCTGTAAATGATATTGAAGAAACCACATGGCACGATAGCGGACAAAATACAAATAGTATAGGGGTTGTTTTCGTGGGTAATTACGAAACATACTTATTATCTAAAGAGGCTTATAATTCAGCAAATCAGCTATCTGATGCGTTGTGTAAAACATTTCATATCATAGGTATAAGAGGGCATAGAGACACGAGCCCTACTTTGTGTCCTGGTGAGAACGTTTATAAACAATTGAAGCAAAAACTATTTTATTAA
- a CDS encoding DUF493 family protein yields MGTPPNSDEFYEKLKGQLHETSSWPAEYLYKFIIKTDVKNIAKIESVFDNMGAVINTTASKNGKYTSVSINLLMRNPDQVVEKYKEVAEKVEGVISL; encoded by the coding sequence ATGGGCACACCTCCAAATTCAGACGAATTCTACGAAAAATTAAAAGGACAACTTCACGAAACGAGTAGTTGGCCAGCAGAGTATTTGTACAAATTCATCATTAAAACAGATGTAAAGAATATTGCCAAAATAGAGTCTGTTTTTGATAATATGGGCGCTGTAATCAATACTACAGCTTCCAAAAATGGCAAATATACCAGTGTTTCAATTAATCTATTGATGCGTAATCCAGATCAGGTTGTTGAAAAATATAAAGAAGTTGCAGAAAAGGTGGAAGGGGTGATAAGCCTTTAA